One Archangium lipolyticum DNA segment encodes these proteins:
- a CDS encoding phospholipase D-like domain-containing protein produces MVVAAATVMTSGCTVFTTKESSKPFQLRSEVDSRGAGFATALYQTVGVRMVPGNRLRWANNGAVFDVMVQELSRARSSMNIVLFIWRPGEASERLLSVITERARAGVACRVLVDPLGSAPFEKEVKPRLEAAGCKAHLFRPLPADENLARNHRKVIVVDGRVGITGGVAIQDEWLGEARNEKEWRDTNARVEGPVVAQLQQAFAENWQETTGELLPASDFPGLDKPEPGLDEAGEGWAAFIGSTANPELTRAERLTQLMVRAARKRLWIAQAYFTPNEALMELLVERARAGVDVRVLAPGDKNDHRSITVLQRATYDKLRAAGVRIWEYQPSMMHAKTMLVDDRLVLVGSINYDPLSFNMLEEGSLVLQDDEAARRMEAFFLEDLKHAREVKAAQASR; encoded by the coding sequence ATGGTGGTAGCGGCAGCCACCGTGATGACGTCGGGGTGCACCGTGTTCACCACGAAGGAGTCATCCAAACCCTTCCAGCTGCGCTCGGAGGTGGACTCGCGGGGGGCGGGGTTCGCCACGGCGCTCTACCAGACGGTGGGCGTGCGCATGGTGCCGGGCAATCGACTGCGCTGGGCCAACAACGGCGCCGTCTTCGACGTGATGGTGCAGGAGCTGTCGCGCGCGCGCTCCTCGATGAACATCGTCCTCTTCATCTGGCGCCCGGGAGAGGCCTCCGAGCGGCTGCTCTCCGTCATCACCGAGCGGGCCCGGGCGGGAGTGGCCTGCCGGGTGCTCGTGGATCCGCTGGGCAGCGCCCCCTTCGAGAAGGAGGTGAAGCCGAGGCTGGAAGCGGCCGGGTGCAAGGCGCACCTGTTCCGCCCGCTGCCGGCGGACGAGAACCTCGCGCGCAACCACCGCAAGGTGATTGTCGTGGACGGCCGGGTGGGCATCACCGGTGGAGTGGCCATCCAGGACGAGTGGCTGGGGGAGGCGCGCAACGAGAAGGAGTGGCGCGACACGAACGCGCGGGTGGAGGGCCCGGTGGTGGCGCAGCTCCAGCAGGCCTTCGCGGAGAACTGGCAGGAGACGACGGGCGAGTTGCTGCCCGCGAGCGACTTCCCGGGGCTCGACAAGCCGGAGCCCGGACTGGACGAGGCGGGTGAGGGTTGGGCGGCCTTCATCGGCAGCACGGCCAATCCCGAGCTCACGCGGGCCGAGCGCCTCACGCAGTTGATGGTGCGCGCGGCGCGCAAGCGGCTGTGGATCGCCCAGGCGTACTTCACGCCGAACGAGGCTCTCATGGAGCTGCTGGTGGAGCGGGCGCGCGCGGGAGTGGACGTGCGGGTGCTCGCGCCCGGGGACAAGAACGACCACAGGTCCATCACCGTGCTCCAGCGCGCGACCTACGACAAGTTGAGGGCCGCGGGCGTGCGCATCTGGGAGTACCAGCCGTCGATGATGCACGCGAAGACGATGCTGGTGGATGACCGGCTGGTGCTGGTGGGCTCCATCAACTACGACCCGCTGTCCTTCAACATGCTCGAGGAGGGCTCGCTGGTGCTCCAGGACGACGAGGCCGCACGGCGGATGGAGGCCTTCTTCCTGGAAGACCTCAAGCACGCGCGCGAGGTGAAGGCCGCACAGGCTTCGCGCTGA
- a CDS encoding restriction endonuclease, with translation MDQQTIDPDWRFRAAAFQAVERLVARHGPILRWEHIAQGFEIDGQHIMFTAKPRGIFRPKQMQGAALSIRAAMPRRSRERECQEQLKKVAFTYKLQGDAPDGYDNHLLLQALDLSAPLIYFLAVEPAAYEPMWPVFVRGIDLSRMECRLSLDERAVVAKESRLLNNPTILEPEFRIQLVEVNRELMELLARHPERLRKLDARKFEQVVAEIFKNQGFDVVLTPQTRDGGRDIQAVRKDSFGTFLYYVECKRYAKSRPVGVEVVRALYGVVQHDRATAGIIATTSSVTDDAIDFATPIKYQLSLRDFEALGEWLGTYRK, from the coding sequence ATGGACCAGCAGACCATCGATCCGGACTGGCGATTTCGTGCTGCGGCCTTTCAGGCTGTGGAGCGACTGGTGGCACGTCACGGACCCATTTTGCGTTGGGAACATATCGCACAGGGCTTCGAGATTGATGGTCAGCACATCATGTTCACCGCCAAGCCACGGGGCATTTTCCGTCCGAAGCAGATGCAAGGTGCGGCGCTGTCAATCCGCGCTGCTATGCCTCGCAGGAGCCGTGAAAGAGAGTGCCAAGAGCAGTTGAAGAAAGTGGCCTTTACCTACAAACTCCAAGGAGATGCTCCGGATGGCTACGATAACCATCTATTATTGCAGGCCCTGGACCTGTCCGCACCACTCATCTATTTCCTTGCGGTCGAGCCCGCTGCGTACGAGCCCATGTGGCCTGTTTTTGTCCGGGGCATCGATTTGTCGCGGATGGAGTGCAGGCTCTCTTTAGACGAAAGAGCAGTAGTCGCTAAAGAGAGTCGCTTGCTAAATAATCCCACTATTCTTGAGCCTGAGTTTAGGATTCAACTCGTCGAGGTCAATCGTGAGTTGATGGAGCTTTTAGCTAGGCATCCCGAGAGGCTCAGGAAATTGGATGCCAGGAAGTTCGAGCAGGTTGTTGCGGAGATCTTCAAGAATCAAGGGTTCGACGTTGTTCTAACTCCTCAAACAAGAGATGGGGGGCGTGACATTCAGGCTGTACGAAAAGACTCGTTTGGAACGTTTCTTTATTATGTAGAATGCAAGCGATATGCTAAGTCAAGGCCTGTTGGCGTTGAAGTAGTACGCGCCCTATATGGCGTGGTGCAGCATGATCGAGCTACGGCAGGAATCATTGCAACTACGTCATCGGTTACTGATGATGCAATAGACTTTGCAACGCCGATTAAGTACCAGCTGAGTCTCAGGGATTTCGAGGCACTTGGGGAATGGCTTGGTACTTACAGGAAATAG
- a CDS encoding ribosome-binding factor A: protein MSSKKHRRSRASHRRADAESFSFEESSIPARHLRLQSTLFEEVSLLFRGELSDPLLEGVVVTMLELSPDGRHARIGFTLPPERQESGPAPVEEALVRASGFIRSQLALGLNLKRVPNLRFVCVGVAPRLAPDEEGGES, encoded by the coding sequence ATGAGCTCGAAGAAGCATCGCCGTTCCCGCGCGTCGCACCGGCGCGCGGACGCAGAATCCTTTTCGTTCGAAGAATCCTCCATTCCGGCGCGGCACCTGCGCCTGCAGTCCACCCTGTTCGAGGAGGTGTCCCTCCTGTTCCGAGGTGAGCTGTCCGACCCGCTGCTCGAGGGCGTCGTGGTGACGATGCTCGAGCTGTCGCCGGACGGCCGCCACGCCCGTATCGGCTTCACCCTTCCCCCCGAGCGCCAGGAGTCCGGCCCGGCGCCGGTGGAGGAGGCGCTGGTGCGGGCGAGTGGCTTCATCCGCTCGCAGCTGGCGCTCGGGCTGAACCTCAAGCGGGTGCCGAACCTGCGCTTCGTCTGCGTGGGCGTGGCGCCGCGCCTGGCGCCCGACGAGGAAGGAGGTGAGTCATGA
- a CDS encoding GmrSD restriction endonuclease domain-containing protein gives MTTGTSGSTPHLNDPKPSVDRIDELARRIVTGDILLPKFQREFVWKSKRVLALLDSIAKGYPIGSILLWRTRQELKSEKKIADLDVANQQAEYPFNYLLDGQQRLSTICGALFWNGSDPKSLWNIAYDLRTENFFHPSTLEELPLHQIRVNKLSNPSAFFGQIAQLALHTSPDKEELATRAKALFDRFKDYKIAVVTLGDMSIKDVAPIFERINSQGVPLTRVDLLRAATWSKEFDLNEAIGEIQEELDEKGFKEIESKSILRNLSASQGGGFTIEDVEHLRGHTPQARLEAAKITKLAYQRAVDFLVSELGVVSSYALPYANQITVLAECFRLLPTSPSPAQYQAMREWFWQTSFSGYFSGWNTGQMTADLASVRAFASGAKPSIPLVSVRPVETTWRERPFRTNNALSKAFALVLAAQAPRDLLTGQRIDTSASLSWINQKEFHHFFPKRWLKNQDVATGRINVMANIVYLTSASNKVISSKKPSQYLREAEARLGSEFEVVLRSNLIQPSAFDAACRDDYEAFLYARSQAIDAAAARLAGWAESVARAVVDGDDEDSEH, from the coding sequence ATGACCACAGGAACATCAGGCAGCACGCCACATTTGAACGACCCTAAGCCCAGTGTTGACCGTATTGACGAACTCGCTCGTCGCATCGTGACTGGCGACATCTTGCTTCCAAAGTTTCAGCGCGAATTTGTTTGGAAAAGCAAGCGGGTTCTCGCTCTTCTCGATTCAATCGCAAAAGGCTATCCGATAGGCAGCATCCTGCTGTGGCGAACGCGCCAGGAACTCAAGAGCGAGAAAAAGATCGCTGACTTGGATGTAGCGAATCAACAGGCCGAGTATCCGTTCAACTATCTTTTGGATGGGCAGCAGCGGCTCTCAACCATCTGTGGCGCACTCTTCTGGAATGGTTCTGACCCGAAGAGTCTATGGAATATCGCCTACGATCTCCGAACGGAGAATTTCTTTCACCCAAGCACTCTGGAAGAGCTTCCTCTGCATCAAATTCGGGTGAACAAACTCTCGAATCCTTCTGCCTTCTTTGGGCAGATCGCACAACTTGCCCTCCATACCTCACCAGACAAGGAAGAATTGGCAACGCGCGCTAAGGCCCTGTTCGATCGTTTCAAGGATTACAAAATCGCCGTCGTGACGCTCGGGGATATGTCAATCAAGGATGTCGCGCCAATTTTTGAGCGTATTAACAGTCAAGGTGTTCCTCTCACGCGTGTTGATCTGCTTCGCGCGGCAACGTGGAGTAAAGAGTTTGATTTGAACGAGGCTATTGGCGAAATTCAAGAGGAGCTTGATGAGAAGGGATTCAAGGAGATCGAGTCCAAGTCGATCTTGCGAAATCTTTCTGCTAGTCAGGGAGGGGGCTTCACAATTGAGGATGTGGAGCATCTACGTGGGCACACACCACAGGCTCGCTTGGAGGCGGCCAAGATCACCAAGCTTGCTTATCAGAGAGCGGTTGATTTTTTAGTTTCGGAACTTGGAGTGGTGAGTTCGTACGCTCTTCCGTATGCAAATCAGATCACCGTTCTTGCCGAATGCTTCCGGCTCTTGCCTACCTCTCCCTCTCCTGCGCAGTATCAAGCAATGCGTGAGTGGTTCTGGCAAACTTCGTTTTCTGGATACTTTAGTGGTTGGAACACTGGTCAAATGACCGCAGACCTTGCGAGTGTGCGTGCCTTCGCTTCAGGTGCGAAACCGAGCATTCCTCTTGTATCGGTACGGCCAGTTGAGACGACTTGGCGCGAACGACCCTTCAGAACGAATAACGCCCTGAGTAAGGCGTTCGCCCTTGTTCTCGCCGCTCAAGCTCCGCGCGATCTTCTCACCGGTCAACGGATTGATACAAGCGCGTCGTTGTCGTGGATTAATCAAAAGGAGTTCCACCACTTCTTCCCGAAAAGATGGCTCAAGAATCAGGATGTCGCCACTGGTCGGATTAATGTGATGGCGAACATTGTTTATCTTACGTCCGCTAGCAATAAAGTCATTTCTAGCAAAAAGCCCTCTCAGTACCTACGTGAGGCCGAGGCGCGCCTCGGCTCTGAATTCGAAGTGGTGCTTCGGTCCAACTTGATCCAGCCCAGCGCATTCGACGCAGCATGCAGGGACGACTACGAGGCTTTCCTTTATGCACGCAGCCAAGCCATTGATGCGGCTGCTGCACGTCTCGCAGGCTGGGCGGAAAGCGTGGCAAGGGCCGTTGTAGATGGGGATGACGAAGATTCTGAACACTGA
- a CDS encoding ATP-binding protein, with the protein MFGLEPLTVNERKDLLEVLEDWCGTASTVITSQLDPKQWHALIGDATVADAILDRVLHNAHRIKLMGESIRKQHGKLTTEPKPEKRRAPASLRSHERLGPEQVSGLARNR; encoded by the coding sequence ATGTTCGGACTGGAGCCACTGACTGTCAACGAGCGAAAGGACCTGCTCGAAGTCTTGGAGGACTGGTGTGGAACTGCTTCCACCGTCATCACCTCCCAGCTCGACCCCAAGCAGTGGCACGCGCTCATCGGTGATGCGACCGTCGCTGATGCCATCCTCGACCGGGTGCTCCACAACGCCCACCGCATCAAGCTGATGGGCGAGTCCATCCGCAAGCAGCATGGAAAGTTGACGACCGAGCCGAAGCCGGAGAAGAGAAGGGCACCAGCGTCGCTCCGCTCCCATGAGCGGCTTGGCCCGGAACAGGTGAGCGGCTTGGCTCGGAATCGGTGA
- a CDS encoding pyridoxal-dependent decarboxylase, translating into MATLVGLTVARKMSRGLAARPSMFSEYGVQLSRGFRALKVWMSLKAYGAAKYGRLIEQNVEQAHLLGRRVDAEPELQRLAPVSLNITRFRYVCRGAPEARLDAWNRELLCRLHESGVAVPSYTTLEGRYCLRVCFNNHPPKIIVRAAGGGRTSAQGPHPLWPWGARAAVREPSGSHCAPGLNAEFQKSMEYLSGSGIRAAWMAYLRQRSGRCLGEHSGAR; encoded by the coding sequence ATGGCCACCCTGGTGGGGCTCACCGTGGCCCGGAAGATGTCCCGAGGACTCGCGGCGCGCCCGTCCATGTTCAGTGAGTACGGCGTCCAGCTCTCCCGAGGCTTCCGGGCGCTCAAGGTGTGGATGAGCCTCAAGGCATACGGGGCCGCGAAGTACGGCCGTCTCATCGAGCAGAACGTGGAGCAGGCCCACCTGCTCGGGCGCCGGGTGGACGCGGAGCCGGAGCTCCAACGTCTGGCGCCGGTGTCCCTCAACATCACGCGCTTCCGGTATGTCTGCCGGGGCGCTCCCGAGGCCCGGCTCGACGCGTGGAACCGCGAGCTGCTCTGCCGTCTGCACGAGTCCGGCGTGGCCGTGCCCTCCTATACGACGCTGGAGGGGCGCTACTGCCTGCGCGTCTGTTTCAACAACCATCCTCCAAAGATAATCGTCCGGGCGGCGGGGGGGGGAAGAACATCTGCTCAAGGGCCTCACCCGCTTTGGCCGTGGGGCGCTCGAGCTGCGGTACGAGAGCCCTCCGGGTCGCATTGCGCTCCTGGATTGAATGCCGAATTCCAAAAAAGCATGGAATACCTGTCTGGTTCTGGAATACGCGCCGCATGGATGGCTTACTTGCGACAGCGTTCTGGGAGGTGCCTCGGAGAGCATTCCGGAGCGCGTTGA
- a CDS encoding RtcB family protein, which yields MMPRVLESPPGAVPILAWAREVPPGAVKQLQHIASQPYVVEHVAAMPDVHVAQGVAVGTVFATERTVVPGALGGDLGCGVSAHRFDFPAASLGRAELERLLGALARRVPVGDAVHRGAGLPLPPGLQAASLSTHRLQREWERLAPRHLGTLGGGNHFLELDRDAGGDLWLLIHSGSRGVGGAIAAHHLRVAAARGEGSLPGLRTDTPEGAACLADIELACRFARANRDTLAARAVEVLVEALGCEPDPGASVDVHHNHVAEERHLGRALLVHRKGAVGLEAGQRGLIPGSMGTASYVVEGRGEPRAFGSCSHGAGRVLTRGEARARIRPAALEHALRRVVFDRHRVDALVEEAPEAYRDIAEVLEDEADLVTPVLRLTPIAVLKG from the coding sequence ATGATGCCTCGAGTCCTCGAGAGCCCGCCCGGGGCAGTGCCCATCCTGGCCTGGGCGCGCGAGGTGCCACCGGGAGCGGTGAAGCAGCTCCAGCACATCGCCAGCCAGCCGTACGTGGTGGAGCACGTGGCGGCGATGCCGGACGTCCACGTGGCGCAGGGGGTGGCGGTGGGCACCGTCTTCGCCACCGAGCGCACCGTGGTGCCGGGGGCGCTGGGAGGCGATCTGGGGTGCGGCGTGAGTGCGCACCGCTTCGACTTCCCGGCCGCGTCGCTCGGGAGGGCGGAGCTGGAACGGCTGCTGGGGGCACTGGCGCGCCGGGTGCCGGTGGGGGACGCGGTGCACCGGGGGGCGGGCCTGCCGCTGCCTCCCGGGCTCCAGGCCGCGAGCCTCTCCACGCACCGGCTCCAGCGGGAGTGGGAGCGTCTGGCGCCGAGGCACCTCGGCACGCTTGGGGGAGGCAACCACTTCCTCGAGCTGGACCGGGATGCGGGGGGAGACCTGTGGCTGCTCATCCACTCGGGATCGCGGGGAGTGGGAGGGGCCATCGCCGCGCACCACCTGAGGGTGGCCGCGGCGCGGGGAGAGGGCTCGCTGCCGGGCCTGCGGACCGACACCCCCGAGGGGGCCGCGTGCCTGGCGGACATCGAGCTGGCGTGCCGTTTCGCCCGGGCCAACCGGGACACGCTCGCCGCCCGGGCGGTGGAGGTGTTGGTTGAGGCGCTCGGGTGCGAGCCGGATCCGGGCGCGAGCGTGGACGTGCACCACAACCACGTGGCGGAGGAGAGGCACCTAGGCCGGGCGCTGCTCGTGCACCGCAAGGGTGCGGTGGGGCTGGAGGCGGGGCAGAGAGGCCTGATTCCAGGCTCGATGGGGACGGCCTCGTACGTGGTGGAGGGGAGGGGAGAGCCGAGGGCGTTCGGCTCCTGCTCGCACGGGGCGGGGAGGGTGCTCACGCGAGGAGAGGCGAGGGCGCGCATCCGCCCGGCGGCGCTGGAGCATGCGCTGCGCCGGGTGGTGTTCGACCGGCACCGGGTGGATGCCTTGGTGGAGGAGGCGCCGGAGGCCTACCGCGACATCGCGGAGGTTCTGGAGGACGAGGCGGACCTGGTGACGCCCGTCCTACGGCTCACACCCATCGCCGTGCTCAAGGGCTGA
- a CDS encoding DUF2087 domain-containing protein: MSRLSLPYAVADISALARSLRDQLGKLGHMPGHVELLNMLARSAGYANYQHFRAQLEARSRLAAPRAPTPAPDHERIEKVARHFDDSGRLLRWPARANQQDLCLWVLWSRIPSGKVFTEQQINELLKHWHLFGDHALLRRSLFDLRLVARTTDGRQYRRIEQKPPAELSPLIEHLNARTAA; the protein is encoded by the coding sequence ATGTCCAGACTCAGCCTTCCCTATGCGGTAGCCGACATCTCGGCACTGGCCCGCTCGCTGCGTGACCAGCTCGGAAAACTCGGCCACATGCCGGGGCATGTCGAACTGCTCAACATGCTGGCCCGCTCGGCCGGCTATGCCAACTACCAGCATTTCCGCGCCCAGTTGGAGGCGCGGTCGCGTCTCGCGGCGCCGCGGGCTCCCACACCGGCGCCCGATCACGAGCGCATCGAGAAGGTGGCGCGCCACTTCGATGATTCGGGGCGCCTGCTGCGCTGGCCAGCCAGGGCCAATCAGCAGGATCTCTGCCTCTGGGTATTGTGGTCGCGGATTCCAAGCGGCAAGGTGTTCACCGAGCAGCAGATCAACGAGCTCCTGAAGCACTGGCATCTGTTCGGCGATCACGCCCTGCTGCGCCGGTCGCTGTTCGACCTCAGGCTGGTGGCCCGCACCACCGACGGCCGGCAGTACCGTCGCATCGAGCAGAAGCCGCCGGCGGAGCTCTCGCCGTTGATTGAGCACCTCAACGCTCGTA
- a CDS encoding M57 family metalloprotease, whose protein sequence is MKLSLGGHSRRARGLWVAGVASVGLVGCGETLESPLSEAVAREPVLTYEEFRAQAWREPDTGIFIVDGDTPVEGEEGLRALYQDYVRDAESMGVSELGTQRAPLIVNRVNGADDQWGYLRQRNISYCVSTAFGANYNTVVQAMAQAAAAWQQVNVRFHHRSDQDGACNASNNQVIFDVRPVSGQSYLARAFFPSYSRASRNVLIDTSSFGNIAPWTLTGILRHELGHTIGFRHEHTRPEARTCFEDNNWRALTGYDAASVMHYPQCNGSNRGDLNLTATDVSGARVLYGPLAETDVDTGFYLSNHGDLVNAYGAANWEAARNHWLNWGIAEGRRSSAHFDVKYYLANNPDLVAAYGPTNYVAARNHWLNWGIGEGRRASAEFDVKYYLANNGDLQAAFGNNYGAALNHWIHQGLYEGRRASAEFDVKYYLANNPDLVAAFGATNYPAAMDHWIFQGRAQGRRGAP, encoded by the coding sequence ATGAAGCTGTCCTTGGGTGGTCATTCGCGCCGCGCGCGCGGGCTTTGGGTGGCGGGTGTTGCCTCGGTGGGGCTGGTGGGCTGCGGTGAGACGCTGGAGTCGCCGTTGTCCGAAGCGGTGGCCCGTGAGCCGGTGCTGACGTATGAGGAGTTCCGTGCCCAGGCCTGGCGCGAGCCCGACACGGGCATCTTCATCGTCGACGGGGATACGCCGGTGGAGGGAGAGGAGGGGCTCCGTGCGCTGTACCAGGACTACGTGCGCGACGCGGAGTCCATGGGAGTCTCGGAGCTGGGCACGCAGCGCGCGCCGCTCATCGTCAACCGGGTCAATGGCGCGGACGACCAGTGGGGCTACCTGCGCCAGCGCAACATCTCCTACTGCGTGAGCACGGCCTTCGGAGCCAACTACAACACGGTGGTGCAGGCCATGGCCCAGGCCGCGGCCGCGTGGCAGCAGGTCAACGTGCGCTTCCATCACCGGAGCGATCAGGATGGTGCCTGCAATGCCAGCAACAACCAGGTCATCTTCGACGTGCGTCCGGTCAGTGGCCAGTCCTATCTGGCGCGCGCGTTCTTCCCCAGCTACAGCCGCGCCAGCCGTAACGTCCTCATCGACACCTCCTCCTTCGGCAACATCGCGCCGTGGACACTGACCGGCATCCTTCGCCACGAGCTGGGGCACACGATCGGCTTCCGGCACGAGCACACCCGCCCCGAGGCTCGGACCTGCTTCGAGGACAACAACTGGCGCGCGCTGACGGGGTACGACGCGGCTTCGGTGATGCACTACCCGCAGTGCAACGGCTCCAACCGTGGGGATCTCAATCTCACGGCCACGGACGTGAGCGGCGCCCGGGTGCTCTACGGCCCGCTGGCTGAGACGGATGTCGACACCGGGTTCTATCTGAGCAACCACGGGGACCTCGTCAACGCCTACGGGGCGGCGAACTGGGAGGCGGCGCGCAACCACTGGCTCAACTGGGGTATTGCCGAGGGCCGCCGCAGCTCGGCCCACTTCGACGTGAAGTACTACCTGGCCAACAACCCGGATCTGGTGGCGGCGTACGGCCCCACCAACTATGTGGCGGCGCGCAACCACTGGCTCAACTGGGGTATTGGCGAGGGCCGCCGTGCTTCCGCGGAGTTCGACGTGAAGTACTACCTGGCCAACAACGGGGATCTCCAGGCGGCGTTCGGCAACAACTACGGCGCGGCCCTCAACCACTGGATCCACCAGGGACTCTACGAGGGCCGCCGTGCCTCCGCGGAGTTCGACGTGAAATACTACCTGGCCAACAACCCGGACCTGGTGGCGGCTTTCGGTGCCACCAACTACCCGGCGGCGATGGACCACTGGATCTTCCAGGGCCGCGCCCAGGGCCGCCGCGGCGCTCCTTGA